The Ipomoea triloba cultivar NCNSP0323 chromosome 4, ASM357664v1 DNA segment TAAAAGAGTTACACCTCACTCCAAATCTTCTAAAGATCAAACCTTTCTGCAATTACATACATCTTCTCCCCACATTTTCCAGGCAAGCTCGCTccattatagttattatatttcAAAGTCCATTTGAAGTCCGGAAAACGGGATAGCCATTGACACCGCACGCCATGTTTGAGTAGTCGGGCATCATAGGATGATGATACGGGTAGCCAGCGTCGCTTTCAGCATTGCTCATTCCGAGATATGGACTGGAGCCAACCATTTGCCAGTGGTCGGGGATAAACCCATTCATCTTCCCGTTGTTGACGAAGCTTTGCTGACTAGACTGCGGAATCATGTCTGAAACGCCATCGAAAACACCTCCAGGATAGCTATTATGTTGGAACATATTGTCGTAACTTTGTGTCCGCTCAAATCTGCAAGAGCTCATCGAGGGACCTGCATCAGATGGCATACCAAGATCGCCTGGGAAGGTGGAATGCCGGGTTAGATGGTGAAACCCGTTGCTGTAACTTTGGAAGCCTGTGTCTTTTTCGGAAACCATCCCGAGTCCATGCTCATCGTCCAGAAGATCGTTGATGATGTCAAGGTGCGGAAACTCGTCAGTAAACACAGAGGGAGGCTGACGCCTTGATGTTCCTGGTGGAAACATAGATGGAAGATCATCATGGGATGTGCTGCTCACAGGCTTGTATAAATAAGAATTTCGGCTGTCATTTAGTACAGGAAAATCGAGGGGGGCTATGCTCCTGCTATCCCTTTGAGGGGCGCTGTCCATCCACTGGGGTCCATTCTGTATCACTCCATGATTCATCGTCTCATATGAAAAGCTCGGTCTAATTGAGCTAGGTACAGCTATTTCTGGCCCTTGTTGTGAGAAGGGTGCAGAAATCAGGGAATGTGGCGGTTGAGAGATCGAGTGTGAGGCACTCACCGCTAAACTTGATCGAGGCTGATCAAACCCAGCTGAACTCACAGTAACAGAGGAACAACCCATCATTGCGTTTCGGTAGGACTGAGGAACATAACTGTGTGGTGCTGCTGCTGAAGAATCAGGGCGCAATTGACCAGACATGCTCAGTGAGCGTGCCAGCAATGGTGGTGTCTGAGCTATGGAGACAACAGGGGCAGTTGGCCTCGGGCCAACTAAAGGAGCACTCAACGGTCTTGACGGTCTTGATGAAACATTTGCTACTTGCGAAGAGGGTTTCTCAGAGGTCGCAGCAACTTGATGTGTCAAGGGCCTTGCTGCCGTACTAGGAACTTGCTGGGAGGAAGGCTTTTTCGAGGCTTTTAAATCAACAGATCTCGGAGCATCGCTCTTTGCTGCATAACTTTCAGGAGGAGACTTCATCTGCACTGATTTATCGGTCACATTATGGATATCAGGTGTTAGTTTCTTGACAGAATGAGAATTGTTCGTACTACCCAAGCTCTTCAACTCTGGTTTTAACTGAACTGTTGAGGTCACCGCCTTGGGAGGAGAGAGCACACTGGTTCTATTCTTGGAAGATCCCTCTGTATCAGCTTCGTTACGCTTCTTTTGTTGCAAAACTACTACTTCCTATCATGCATCAATGCAGAACCAAATCATTCTTTTATCAAGATAAGCATGAGCAATAAAGCTAAATTACGGGGATAGATTCCATCTGAAAATCTTCATAGCTTACACCATAACTATCTCCAAATGGAGGTTAACTATTCATCCCATAATTTCCTTTTCATCAAGTAatgttttttaacaaaaatgaaataggcATCAAGAACTGAAAGAAAAACcttacaggaaaaaaaaaaaaaaaaaaaaaactgcaccCAAATCTAAGAAATCCTTAATTTATTCCAGTATCCAACCATTTTTGTTGGATAATGCTAGATGAACAAAAATTTGCAAATGTCTAAGTAGCTTCATTTGATAAATTTGTGGTGGAAGCCACATCAGCATGTGCAAATAGCATTTTCCtttctgtttttaattttgaataaaattttaagcAGGCTGTCTGATTTTTATACTTCTTTAGAGAAAATAATATCACTGGAGAGGATAGGGAGAAGACAAAAAACCTTCTGAACATGTTGCTCACGCGAAGAAAGACCAGCAGCACGACTCTTGGTTCCAGCAGGCTTCCAGCTACTTCCAGATGTATCACTCAGTTGCCCGTTATCAATAGTGGTGTCTAATTGCTGAGTCTGTGAATCGTCAGAccaatttgtatccttagctGACTTGCGTCGATGGTTCCTCCCTCTGATGCGTTAAGATACAAAATAAAAGATGTGTTACATAATTTCTTCGTTTTATTTTGGGGGTTTTCTTTAGtctcaaacaaaacaaaacaaatatgtatttttagcAATAACATTGATGAAACATAAAAGATGCCATGCCTGCTCGCTGACTTCTGGTTTTTATGGTTTGAAAGATGATTCCCTCGGTAAGATCCATTCATAACAACAGAGGGGGTTGAATCAGTGGAGCAAGTTGACGAACTATCATCCACTGCAGGACTTCTCCTCCCCGCTATTCCATTTTGTGAAGATGGAAAGCTACCTAATCCACTGCAGCTGGTATCCATGGAAGGATGAACTTCCACGGTATCAGTATCCCAATTGACAGGGCTAACATCTCTGCCTTCTGAATCATGATTAAGTACTTCTGGAACACATTCTACAGAATCAGAGATGTCTGAAGTCTCTTCCGGTGTATCAGGCTTTTCCAGTACGCTTTCTGTCTCCTCAGTCCCTTCAGTGATTGATAGCTTCCCTTCAGTCTTGTCCTGCAAATCGACGCTAGGCTTTTCTTCCTTCCCTTTATCCTTCACTTTGCGGTTGTTGCGTTTCTGTTTGCCCTGAAGTAAAATAATTAGTGTGTATCCCAAATCCAGGCTTACAACTggcaattaaatatttttaaaacaaaaaattgaaattgggGGGTGTGGGGAGGAGGGGGGAGCGGAATAATTCAGTCCGCAAGATGACTTGGGAAAGTTTCTTCTGTAATTGCCACAACCGAAAAATAAATGTGGGGGAATGAAAAGAACACCtgttttttctttgatttcttttccttctttgaTTTATGTTCAGTTTCAGCCATCCAAGCAGCCTCCTCTTCCCGGATGAGTTCCTCTTGCCTCTTTAAAGCAACTGCTTCCTGATATGCAACCTCAATTTTACTGCACAAAGGATAAAATAACAGGCATTATCTCAATTGAAAATCTACATAGAGAAGATCTTGATAGACCCTGATGAATAGAATAGACACAAGGGAAATATCACAAACAGAAATCAATAACATCTATAAGATCATCAAAAACCAATGAATCAATAGAGATTACGATGTATGATAACCAAAAGCCATGCACCATGGAACAAGATCTGAGATTTAAATACTTTCATCTAGATAACAGCATGGTTTTAATGGAATTACTTTCAACttatttgagtgtatatatatatactactataaGCACCAACACTCATTTCTAACAGAGTTAGGAAGGGGGAATGACTCAAATGGGCGAACCCCGGAAGAAAATAGGCATTTTTCAAATCATGGACACAAATGGGCAAAACTCCTTTGGGAAATGTGTGAGTCAAACCCGGTTAGAAACACATATCCCAAGCAGCCTAAAGAGGAAAACTTTTTCCCAGCCTTTTctgtggaaaataaaaaaacgtAAACTGCATTTCCTGAATGCGTTTGGCACTTTGTTTCATGGAAATACACCATATATTAACATGTATTTCTCCTCCTTTCGTACAACAAACGCATTAAAGAAATGCAATCATGTATTCCTACATGAAACGGATTTTTCAAATGCGGTTCACTTTTCCATAAATTAAAGCCgatatgaaattaattttcaaaaattacacTTTATTCGACTTGGTTTATATATACTGAATTGTAAAGAAAGCATATACACCAAATTCActctaatttttaagtcaaaCAGATTTCAAAATTCACTTCAGCATGATACAGTTATTTATACATGATGCACGTAAGCTTTTGTGAAATTTAAGGGTTAACAAATTTCCTtccccctaaaaaaaaaaattaatctttagCTTAAAAAATTGTGGAAAGCATATACTTTCAATAAATGTGttggtttgaaaaaaaaaattacaaaaaaggATTTCACAAATGCGTTTGTCACATTGAAGTTGAAAAGAGGGAAATCCACTTTACTATATGGAAATTTGAACCACGTTTGGGAAATGCGCTTTACGTGAAGTGCATTTCCCAAATGCATTTATTGTACAAAAGGAGGAGAAATATGCATTAATATACAGTGTATTTCTGCAGAAATAAAAAAACACCAAGCACATTTGGGAAATGCGATTgacattttttcattttccacagAAAAAAAGTCCAAAAAGTGCATAACTGCATATCTTAAAGCATTCATTTAATCCATTCATCCAAACCTGACTTGAAAAGTGCATATTAAAAGACTTATGTCTTACTAATTTAGAGAAATCCACCCCAAAAAAACCAAATGGGCAAAATGGAATCATAAAATACTTAACAAGGCAATGGTTAAGGAATCTAGATGATACTAAAATTCACACAGGATCCAGAATGTGATTAATATACAGTTTCCACAGGTGAAAATCATATCGGCAACTCCaaccaaaaagaaaattgaaaaattatccaATGTCGACAGTTTCTAGGCTTCTAGCAACTACAAAGATTTAAAAAGGTGGGGATAAGAGTTACCAGTTTACCTGAAAATTTGAGCCAGGACAACTATTTCAATGGTCCGACGACCGAGTTCAGTAAGGCGTCTTTCATCCCGCTCAATGGAGTCTTTATTAAAGTCATCTCCAGAAGTTCCGTCctgaaaggaaaagaaattcaGAATGAGAAAAgtgtaaataattaattgcTAAAACATcactaataatattttcataatgCAACTATAAGGGTAATTTGGaaactaactaaaaaaaaaggttggtttAGAAAGGAGTACTCAACATGTTTGGGTGCAACTGTataaaaagcttcaattagaTCCTAATTAACTATACAATTAGCCCTAAATCAACAGGCTATATAAATTTACATGGAATATTATAGTTAAAGCTCCACCCATGCTCCATTGTGGCATATATAggtcaaataaaaatttaggcATATGGAACAAACCTCAAAATCATCAGACTAAGTTAAGCAAACAAAAACTTTTCTCCAGTGACAGTTCTACTTGAACAAACAAAAACTTTTCTCTGAAAATTTAGGGAGAAGAATGTACCCATCTGCCAACACTGGATTGTAAGAAGTGCTAGAGATTGTCATAGACCTACTGCCTTTTGCTAGACAAAACATTACAGCAGTTGGAAAATCACCttcatatttatcatttttttatatgtccatatttactattttaatcCACAGCATTAAGCATCAAAGTAAACCGAAGTTCAAGATGAACACTCAAAGGCATCACTTTCCAGAAAGCTAAAACACAGTGGCTCACCTTTGTACGATTCTGAGGACCTTTCTCATCCTTTGGAGGCAACTGCTCCAAGGCAGCTCTCTCAAGCAGTAGAAGCACATCATCAACCAACAATAACATGTCTTTCTCCATCTTAACAATAGGAACTGGTTGTTCCACTACATCTAAACACCTAccctttcctttctttccagTATGTTGACCTTCTAAAGCCTTGAGTCCACTGTACAAGGAATCCATGACTAAAGTAGATGTAACTTCTTTTTCTATAAAGAAGTATTTAACAACAACTTTCAATATTGCATCTGATTTCTCCTTTGACATGCGGCGCCTGGAATTTTGGTCCATCCCTAGCCAGAAAGCACAGAAGCTGAAATAGCATAAGATACACTCATTGAACTTTGCAACAAGGCCCAAGATTCAGCAATCAATACTATAAAACTAGAAAATCAAAGAGAAGTTTTTAGGGCATTGGTTAAACAACATTACGAAAAAGAATCCAACTACAGCAACCACATAAACATGAGTGCTATGGAAAATCGGAAACTGAACATTTCTACAATTTGTCTTGAGGGGGGAACATGTAAGAGTGattaaaagatgaaattataaacccCTACCTTGACCATCTTGCCTTATCCTCTATCAATTTTCCAAGTCTACTTCGTCGTTCTTCTACAAAACGGCGGCAGATCTGTTCAACATTAGTTAAATAAACCCTAACTAGCTCTCGTCGATATTGACAGTCAAGGCAACGAAAGGGACGATCTGCTCTCTCCCTGAAATAACAGTTACGGATAAAATTAGTGAGATCCACAAAAGATCTTCATAATTAGTGAGATCCACAAAAAAACAGTTATGGATATAATTAGTGAGATCCACAAACGATCTTCATAATATGACTTTACAAATATGTTCATTGAGAAGGAAAATGTAAATACCATTGTTAAAAAAGGGGACTTTCTTTGACAAGTCAAAGGGCAACTTCTTTTAATAGGTATacggtaaaaaataaataaataaaaagattagcctgataattaaaaataacccgctaaatttattaactgaaaggGCATGCACTCATATAGgcaaatataaaattactaaaatcacaCAATAGTCGAGTggtaataaaaatgaaattcaagGACCTGATTACTTGGACTTGGGCCTTAATTATCAGTGTGTCAGAGTCAAGAAAACCATCCAACACCTTTGATAGTTCCATAAATTTTTTCCAACCCCAATCATGTTCTTTCTTCCAGAAACGATGTAATGTATCTGACATATTTGCAACGGAGTGTTATCACTTAAAATGAAGACAACCAAAAAGAAGTTACCAGAAACAGTTAACTGACCCGAATACTTGGACTTCTTTGGATCTTTATTCACTACAGCTATTGTGAACTGGGCAAAATGACTCCACCCTGAATTCGAAAAGAGAGCAGAAtatcaaattaagaaaaatagaaaatttttggATCAAGAAGAATACACGAGTTAAAAATATTTCCAACCCGGGAGAAGCTTCTCGTGATTAGCCACACAAAGGAACAAAGATAGATGATTGCAGACGTCACATCCCTGTGggtaaatcaaaatatacctGCCACCCAACAGTTGATTCAGAAATGGCATGTGAAGcaactaattaaattaagagTGCCAACGACATTAAATGTACTAGTACATAAAATAAACATTCCAAGAAAAGACAGTAAAACTATCAGCAGATTGAAATTGAATTTGTGAAAGGACATGAACAAGAATTAACaagtaataaagaaaagaaTTTATAAACCACAATAAGCAGCTATTCTGGCAAAAATTTAAGCATTTAGAAAATCCAATTTTAGGATCAACTGAGCGCACTATGCATGTAAAGATACTCCCATCTTGAATGAAAATACCTTAGTAAAATACACACAAAGTGGGATGCACGATTttcttaagagttaattccagaaatacTATTTC contains these protein-coding regions:
- the LOC116015461 gene encoding TNF receptor-associated factor homolog 1a-like isoform X1; amino-acid sequence: MTTIATEEAGAGRSLEETSSEEQHCQSSEALAEWRSSEQVENGITSTSPPYWDSDDDDDSGPKPSELYGKYTWKIDKFSQINKRELRSNAFEVGGYKWYILIYPQGCDVCNHLSLFLCVANHEKLLPGWSHFAQFTIAVVNKDPKKSKYSDTLHRFWKKEHDWGWKKFMELSKVLDGFLDSDTLIIKAQVQVIRERADRPFRCLDCQYRRELVRVYLTNVEQICRRFVEERRSRLGKLIEDKARWSSFCAFWLGMDQNSRRRMSKEKSDAILKVVVKYFFIEKEVTSTLVMDSLYSGLKALEGQHTGKKGKGRCLDVVEQPVPIVKMEKDMLLLVDDVLLLLERAALEQLPPKDEKGPQNRTKDGTSGDDFNKDSIERDERRLTELGRRTIEIVVLAQIFSKIEVAYQEAVALKRQEELIREEEAAWMAETEHKSKKEKKSKKKQGKQKRNNRKVKDKGKEEKPSVDLQDKTEGKLSITEGTEETESVLEKPDTPEETSDISDSVECVPEVLNHDSEGRDVSPVNWDTDTVEVHPSMDTSCSGLGSFPSSQNGIAGRRSPAVDDSSSTCSTDSTPSVVMNGSYRGNHLSNHKNQKSASRGRNHRRKSAKDTNWSDDSQTQQLDTTIDNGQLSDTSGSSWKPAGTKSRAAGLSSREQHVQKEVVVLQQKKRNEADTEGSSKNRTSVLSPPKAVTSTVQLKPELKSLGSTNNSHSVKKLTPDIHNVTDKSVQMKSPPESYAAKSDAPRSVDLKASKKPSSQQVPSTAARPLTHQVAATSEKPSSQVANVSSRPSRPLSAPLVGPRPTAPVVSIAQTPPLLARSLSMSGQLRPDSSAAAPHSYVPQSYRNAMMGCSSVTVSSAGFDQPRSSLAVSASHSISQPPHSLISAPFSQQGPEIAVPSSIRPSFSYETMNHGVIQNGPQWMDSAPQRDSRSIAPLDFPVLNDSRNSYLYKPVSSTSHDDLPSMFPPGTSRRQPPSVFTDEFPHLDIINDLLDDEHGLGMVSEKDTGFQSYSNGFHHLTRHSTFPGDLGMPSDAGPSMSSCRFERTQSYDNMFQHNSYPGGVFDGVSDMIPQSSQQSFVNNGKMNGFIPDHWQMVGSSPYLGMSNAESDAGYPYHHPMMPDYSNMACGVNGYPVFRTSNGL
- the LOC116015461 gene encoding TNF receptor-associated factor homolog 1a-like isoform X2, with amino-acid sequence MTTIATEEAGAGRSLEETSSEEQHCQSSEALAEWRSSEQVENGITSTSPPYWDSDDDDDSGPKPSELYGKYTWKIDKFSQINKRELRSNAFEVGGYKWYILIYPQGCDVCNHLSLFLCVANHEKLLPGWSHFAQFTIAVVNKDPKKSKYSDTLHRFWKKEHDWGWKKFMELSKVLDGFLDSDTLIIKAQVQVIRERADRPFRCLDCQYRRELVRVYLTNVEQICRRFVEERRSRLGKLIEDKARWSSFCAFWLGMDQNSRRRMSKEKSDAILKVVVKYFFIEKEVTSTLVMDSLYSGLKALEGQHTGKKGKGRCLDVVEQPVPIVKMEKDMLLLVDDVLLLLERAALEQLPPKDEKGPQNRTKDGTSGDDFNKDSIERDERRLTELGRRTIEIVVLAQIFSKIEVAYQEAVALKRQEELIREEEAAWMAETEHKSKKEKKSKKKQKRNNRKVKDKGKEEKPSVDLQDKTEGKLSITEGTEETESVLEKPDTPEETSDISDSVECVPEVLNHDSEGRDVSPVNWDTDTVEVHPSMDTSCSGLGSFPSSQNGIAGRRSPAVDDSSSTCSTDSTPSVVMNGSYRGNHLSNHKNQKSASRGRNHRRKSAKDTNWSDDSQTQQLDTTIDNGQLSDTSGSSWKPAGTKSRAAGLSSREQHVQKEVVVLQQKKRNEADTEGSSKNRTSVLSPPKAVTSTVQLKPELKSLGSTNNSHSVKKLTPDIHNVTDKSVQMKSPPESYAAKSDAPRSVDLKASKKPSSQQVPSTAARPLTHQVAATSEKPSSQVANVSSRPSRPLSAPLVGPRPTAPVVSIAQTPPLLARSLSMSGQLRPDSSAAAPHSYVPQSYRNAMMGCSSVTVSSAGFDQPRSSLAVSASHSISQPPHSLISAPFSQQGPEIAVPSSIRPSFSYETMNHGVIQNGPQWMDSAPQRDSRSIAPLDFPVLNDSRNSYLYKPVSSTSHDDLPSMFPPGTSRRQPPSVFTDEFPHLDIINDLLDDEHGLGMVSEKDTGFQSYSNGFHHLTRHSTFPGDLGMPSDAGPSMSSCRFERTQSYDNMFQHNSYPGGVFDGVSDMIPQSSQQSFVNNGKMNGFIPDHWQMVGSSPYLGMSNAESDAGYPYHHPMMPDYSNMACGVNGYPVFRTSNGL